One Phaseolus vulgaris cultivar G19833 chromosome 2, P. vulgaris v2.0, whole genome shotgun sequence DNA window includes the following coding sequences:
- the LOC137809448 gene encoding uncharacterized protein has product MLNCNMMNVPFKYLGMKVSGNHQRVYFWDNVVAKIQQRLDRWKGKFLSMAGSDWGKDGKKVAWVTWEKVCNSKEKGGLDIKDIRRFNDALLGKWIWRLQSAEGGMWKEIIKSKYDDLRVLRGAESNSKESIWWKDLKKVWASEEWGSNFEDNIDWRLGDGN; this is encoded by the exons ATGTTAAACTGCAATATGATGAATGTTCCTTTCAAGTATTTGGGTATGAAGGTGAGTGGCAATCATCAGAGAGTGTACTTTTGGGATAATGTGGTAGCTAAGATTCAACAAAGACTTGATAGATGGAAAGGGAAATTTTTGTCCATGGCTGGAAGT GATTGGGGGAAGGATGGCAAGAAGGTTGCATGGGTGACATGGGAGAAGGTGTGCAATTctaaagagaaaggtggcttggATATAAAAGATATAAGGCGCTTTAATGATGCACTTCTAGGAAAATGGATTTGGCGTCTTCAGTCAGCAGAGGGTGGGATGTGGAAAGAGATCATCAAGTCTAAATACGACGACTTGAGAGTTTTGAGAGGGGCTGAGAGTAATTCTAAGGAGTCGATTTGGTGGAAGGACTTGAAGAAAGTCTGGGCGTCGGAGGAATGGGGGAGTAACTTTGAGGATAACATTGATTGGAGGCTAGGTGATGGGAATTGA